The following proteins come from a genomic window of Gimesia chilikensis:
- the gcvH gene encoding glycine cleavage system protein GcvH, protein MDQANLKFTKTHEWVGVEGELATVGITDFAVNQLTDLVYIDLPAVGSTCEAGKVFGEVESVKAVSDLYSPVSGEIAEVNESLVDDQAPLSDDPFGTGWITKIKMSNPAELEQFMDADEYKKFCESEAH, encoded by the coding sequence ATGGATCAGGCCAATTTAAAATTTACTAAAACTCACGAATGGGTCGGCGTTGAAGGCGAACTGGCAACAGTAGGAATCACGGATTTCGCCGTCAATCAGTTAACCGACCTGGTCTATATTGACCTGCCAGCAGTCGGCTCAACCTGCGAAGCGGGAAAAGTTTTCGGCGAAGTCGAGAGCGTTAAAGCAGTCAGTGACCTCTACTCACCCGTCAGTGGAGAAATTGCAGAAGTCAACGAATCACTGGTTGATGACCAGGCTCCGCTTTCTGACGATCCATTTGGCACCGGTTGGATTACTAAAATCAAAATGTCCAACCCGGCTGAGCTCGAACAATTCATGGACGCAGACGAATACAAAAAATTCTGCGAATCCGAAGCGCACTGA
- the rpiB gene encoding ribose 5-phosphate isomerase B yields MKIAVASDHRGFSTKAKILTLLNQLGHVAYDYGPEDGECVDYPDYAVKVAKAIGDKSIDRGILICGTGMGMCIVANKFPGVRATPCHDDITAQMSRLHNDSNVLCLSADLLGDRLVNRMVEIWLKEEFEGGRHARRLEKLHKVEEETMHPHEEA; encoded by the coding sequence ATGAAAATTGCAGTTGCCAGCGATCACCGGGGATTCTCCACCAAAGCCAAGATCCTCACACTCCTTAACCAGTTAGGGCATGTCGCTTACGATTACGGCCCGGAAGATGGCGAGTGTGTCGACTACCCTGACTATGCAGTGAAAGTGGCAAAAGCCATCGGTGACAAGTCCATAGATCGGGGAATTCTGATCTGTGGTACCGGCATGGGCATGTGCATCGTAGCCAACAAATTTCCGGGAGTCCGGGCAACACCGTGTCACGACGACATCACCGCTCAAATGAGCCGCCTGCATAACGATTCTAATGTTCTTTGCCTTTCAGCCGACCTGCTGGGAGACCGGCTCGTCAATCGCATGGTAGAAATCTGGCTCAAGGAAGAATTTGAGGGGGGCCGGCACGCACGTCGACTGGAAAAACTCCACAAGGTCGAAGAAGAGACCATGCACCCTCACGAAGAAGCCTAG
- a CDS encoding Sua5/YciO/YrdC/YwlC family protein codes for MTERINLKQTDDIRDVIHLAVQHLANGELVAFPTATAYVIAGQALSPDGMQKLKHLAGNEDPLVLCVKDFDEAQDYLPEMPPIARKLSKRCWPGPIVLELDRPGPDTLFSELPTEVQQQICPAERIRLRAPAHEIIFQTMRLSPSPLVLLNEDARFQTADAVTEAFGDQIALVIDDGPSRFGDQSTLVSIKDNQWSILQPGVVTDTTLKRLSSEIYLFVCTGNTCRSPMAEGLFRKLLSDKLGCQEDELSDRGYIVASAGLAAAMGAPPSPEGVSILAEQGIDIQAHESQPLTERLLDQSDHLYTMTQGHRSAILAERPDLAETVRLLSPNGKDISDPIGGGYQCYVDCKQEIENCLKTIVTQLHLPE; via the coding sequence ATGACCGAACGGATCAATTTAAAACAGACTGACGATATCCGTGATGTGATCCATCTGGCAGTCCAGCACCTGGCTAATGGCGAATTAGTTGCGTTTCCAACGGCAACCGCTTATGTGATTGCAGGACAGGCTTTGAGTCCGGATGGCATGCAAAAACTTAAACATCTTGCCGGAAATGAAGATCCGCTGGTGCTCTGTGTCAAAGATTTTGATGAAGCACAGGATTATCTCCCGGAAATGCCTCCGATTGCTCGCAAACTCTCAAAACGCTGCTGGCCCGGCCCGATCGTACTGGAACTCGATCGCCCCGGTCCTGACACGCTGTTCTCTGAGTTGCCTACTGAAGTACAGCAGCAGATTTGCCCTGCAGAGCGTATCCGACTGCGTGCCCCGGCACATGAAATTATTTTTCAGACCATGCGACTCTCTCCCTCACCACTGGTTTTACTCAACGAAGACGCTCGTTTTCAGACAGCAGACGCCGTAACTGAGGCGTTCGGAGACCAGATCGCCCTGGTTATTGATGATGGCCCATCCCGCTTCGGAGATCAGTCTACCCTGGTCTCAATCAAGGATAACCAATGGAGCATTCTCCAACCGGGCGTCGTCACCGACACGACACTGAAGCGACTTTCCAGCGAAATCTACCTGTTTGTCTGCACAGGAAACACCTGCAGAAGTCCGATGGCTGAAGGCCTGTTCCGAAAACTTCTCTCTGATAAACTGGGCTGCCAGGAAGATGAACTGTCGGATCGTGGCTATATAGTCGCCTCAGCGGGACTCGCAGCTGCAATGGGAGCCCCTCCCAGCCCCGAAGGCGTCTCGATCCTGGCTGAACAGGGCATTGATATTCAGGCTCATGAAAGTCAACCACTGACCGAACGCCTACTTGACCAGTCCGATCATCTTTATACGATGACACAAGGACATCGATCCGCGATTCTCGCGGAACGCCCCGATCTGGCAGAAACAGTCAGATTACTCTCACCCAATGGGAAAGACATCTCAGACCCGATCGGTGGAGGCTACCAGTGTTACGTAGACTGTAAACAAGAAATTGAGAACTGTTTAAAGACGATTGTCACTCAACTCCATCTCCCTGAGTGA
- a CDS encoding class I SAM-dependent methyltransferase codes for MAPLSSPQKNNPKRQRLKQSIRSLIEFRGASELDQNQFQSTARKLYDGPAGAVLYLASKLSLHDPLVGRILKTRRFDVTEFRNILDIGAGAGQILGHLLRETHPEARLVACDLSHQMLKRARTRMGSPRPDYLSADLTCLPFQDESFDCVTCGWVLEYLKDPRHGLSEIYRVLQPGGSLFLMATEDRFSGMLNSATWKCRTYNRIELQQAFEETGLPWKEQHWFTPIHQFLKLGGIIVEATKPLEAVEELTADAVSTTTQS; via the coding sequence ATGGCTCCATTAAGTTCTCCTCAAAAAAATAATCCAAAGCGGCAACGCCTCAAACAATCCATTCGCTCACTGATCGAATTTCGCGGCGCGTCCGAACTGGATCAGAACCAGTTTCAGTCGACCGCTCGGAAATTATATGATGGTCCGGCAGGGGCTGTGCTCTATCTGGCCAGTAAGCTGTCACTGCATGACCCCCTGGTAGGGCGGATTCTCAAAACTCGTCGTTTCGATGTGACCGAGTTTCGGAATATCCTGGATATTGGCGCTGGAGCCGGACAGATTCTGGGACATCTTCTGCGGGAAACGCATCCCGAAGCAAGATTAGTCGCCTGCGATCTCTCACACCAGATGTTGAAACGGGCACGAACCCGTATGGGGAGTCCACGTCCGGATTATCTTTCAGCAGATTTGACCTGTCTGCCATTTCAGGATGAATCTTTTGATTGCGTTACCTGTGGCTGGGTGCTCGAATATCTGAAGGATCCCCGTCATGGTCTCTCGGAAATTTACCGTGTACTGCAGCCAGGCGGCAGCCTGTTCCTGATGGCGACTGAAGACCGCTTTTCCGGCATGTTGAACAGTGCAACCTGGAAATGCCGGACTTACAATCGGATTGAGCTCCAGCAGGCCTTCGAAGAAACCGGGCTGCCCTGGAAAGAGCAGCATTGGTTTACACCGATCCATCAGTTCCTGAAGCTGGGTGGAATTATTGTCGAAGCGACTAAACCGCTGGAAGCTGTTGAAGAACTTACAGCAGATGCCGTTTCTACGACAACTCAGTCCTGA
- a CDS encoding inositol monophosphatase family protein, producing MELNPLLDALQAHLPEILRWSGAIAKRLRNFNIAVENKSSGSALTDALTLADLTLQELIVAALRDRDPIFRECRIEAEEKTGDLNRFSEDSPYVLSIDPIDGTKQYRDKTANGYCVMVHLRDSETVHYSLVYIPETGEQGTWVEAVHKKVICGPDDLSRPAREVLDAMPAIDPQTRPDSPRIYLIGFQDKDTSNARLVTETGLEGVPPDEMPGSIYDHLATGAFGGSLIHTPNVYDFPVSLHIARILGGDAVWVHNGEPVNFHEHWLDERADMLRLPGITACSANPETLKTLCELAKDWSQVRYQD from the coding sequence ATGGAACTCAATCCTCTGCTCGACGCATTACAGGCCCATCTTCCCGAGATCCTCCGCTGGTCCGGTGCGATCGCGAAACGGCTGCGAAATTTCAATATTGCTGTCGAGAACAAATCATCCGGCAGTGCCCTCACTGATGCCCTGACCCTGGCTGATCTGACATTGCAGGAATTGATTGTCGCTGCTTTACGCGATCGCGATCCGATTTTTCGTGAGTGCCGCATCGAAGCCGAAGAGAAAACCGGAGACCTGAATCGCTTCTCAGAGGACTCGCCCTACGTACTCTCGATCGATCCGATTGATGGCACGAAACAGTATCGCGATAAAACAGCCAACGGTTACTGTGTCATGGTTCATCTGCGTGATAGTGAAACAGTCCATTATTCGCTGGTTTATATTCCAGAAACCGGAGAACAGGGCACCTGGGTGGAAGCAGTACACAAAAAAGTGATCTGTGGTCCAGATGACCTGAGCCGTCCCGCCCGGGAAGTGCTGGATGCGATGCCTGCCATTGATCCTCAGACACGCCCCGATTCACCACGCATCTACCTGATCGGCTTCCAGGATAAAGATACATCAAACGCCAGACTGGTGACGGAAACCGGGCTGGAGGGAGTCCCACCGGATGAAATGCCGGGCAGTATCTATGACCACCTGGCAACTGGAGCCTTTGGCGGTTCGCTGATCCACACCCCGAATGTCTACGACTTTCCAGTCTCACTGCACATCGCCCGCATTCTGGGTGGCGATGCGGTGTGGGTACACAATGGCGAGCCGGTTAACTTTCACGAGCACTGGCTCGACGAACGGGCAGACATGCTGCGTCTGCCCGGTATCACGGCCTGTAGCGCCAATCCAGAGACGTTAAAAACACTCTGTGAGCTGGCAAAAGACTGGAGCCAGGTCCGATATCAGGACTGA
- a CDS encoding RimK family alpha-L-glutamate ligase yields the protein MRIAILGNQGSWYCRELQQAAEARGHSSCTLEFHDLAAWLPVLSTEQFSSYDAEECQIDLNQFDALIIRTMPPGSLEQVIFRMDLLGRLEQAGVTVFNTPRAIECAVDKYLTTSRLSAAGLPVPATAVCESSEAAMQRFEDLGGDVVVKPLFGSEGRGIFRISDPDLAYRSFRTLERTQAVIYLQRYIPHPGYDLRILILNGSVVGAIRRHNQTDFRTNISRQGRAEAYSPTESEVQLALRACELTQAEFAGVDLLTPVEAPETRYLLEVNAVPGWRGLQSATNVNVAALVIEYLEQKRNNAGVSQP from the coding sequence GTGCGGATTGCCATTCTGGGAAATCAGGGAAGCTGGTACTGCCGTGAACTTCAGCAGGCTGCGGAAGCACGCGGGCATTCGTCCTGCACTCTCGAATTCCACGATCTCGCAGCCTGGCTCCCTGTTCTTTCTACAGAGCAGTTCAGCAGCTATGACGCAGAGGAGTGTCAGATTGATCTCAATCAGTTTGATGCCCTGATTATTCGCACGATGCCTCCCGGCTCGCTGGAACAGGTCATCTTTCGCATGGATCTGCTGGGCCGACTGGAACAGGCAGGCGTGACTGTATTCAACACTCCCCGGGCCATAGAGTGCGCAGTCGATAAATATCTGACAACTTCTCGCCTGTCGGCAGCAGGACTGCCTGTTCCTGCGACCGCTGTCTGTGAATCCTCAGAAGCGGCAATGCAACGTTTCGAGGATCTGGGGGGAGACGTCGTTGTCAAACCACTGTTCGGTTCTGAAGGGCGTGGCATCTTTCGGATCAGCGATCCGGATCTTGCTTATCGCTCATTCCGCACACTCGAACGCACACAGGCTGTCATCTATCTGCAACGTTACATTCCCCACCCGGGCTACGACCTGCGAATTCTCATTCTCAATGGTTCTGTCGTCGGAGCAATCCGCAGACATAATCAGACTGATTTTCGAACCAATATTTCCCGCCAGGGACGAGCGGAAGCTTACTCGCCTACAGAGTCTGAAGTTCAACTGGCGTTGCGGGCCTGCGAACTGACCCAGGCCGAATTTGCGGGCGTTGATCTGCTGACTCCCGTCGAGGCACCTGAGACCCGTTACCTGCTCGAAGTCAATGCGGTACCAGGCTGGAGAGGACTGCAATCAGCCACAAATGTGAATGTGGCTGCACTGGTGATTGAATATCTGGAACAGAAACGAAACAATGCAGGTGTAAGCCAGCCCTGA
- the mch gene encoding methenyltetrahydromethanopterin cyclohydrolase, whose translation MSGVLNERACQLTEQLLARSGELKVFPHALENGAIVVDCGIETPAGIQAGLLLARICMADLGEVKLVSGELDGQPLPYLQVQTDHAVESCLLSQYAGWKIDVGKFFAMGSGPMRAAAEVEDLYRILAFGESPEKTVGVLESNTLPDVNVVEKIAQSTGVDPKNIMLLVAPTSSIAGNIQVIARSVETAMHKLFESKFDVHRVQAGFGTAPLAPVAKDHLTGIGRTNDAILYGSAVTLWVVGDDESLQEIGPSLPSCSAACYGKPFLDVFAEANHDFYEIDPSFFSPAVVTLQNLETGNVFRFGEMNPDLLKQSFGL comes from the coding sequence ATGAGCGGTGTTTTAAACGAACGGGCGTGTCAGCTGACAGAACAGCTGCTGGCCAGGTCCGGCGAACTGAAAGTCTTTCCGCATGCCCTGGAGAACGGCGCCATTGTCGTTGACTGCGGCATAGAGACACCGGCGGGAATACAGGCGGGCCTGCTCCTGGCAAGGATCTGTATGGCGGACCTGGGCGAAGTAAAACTGGTTTCTGGTGAACTCGACGGTCAGCCTCTCCCCTACCTGCAGGTGCAGACTGATCATGCCGTCGAATCCTGTCTCCTGAGTCAGTATGCCGGCTGGAAAATTGATGTAGGTAAATTCTTCGCTATGGGCTCCGGTCCGATGCGGGCTGCTGCCGAAGTCGAAGATCTATACCGGATTCTTGCCTTTGGTGAGTCGCCTGAGAAAACGGTCGGTGTCCTGGAGTCCAATACACTGCCTGACGTCAACGTGGTCGAAAAAATTGCACAATCAACGGGCGTCGATCCGAAGAATATCATGCTCCTGGTTGCTCCCACGTCGAGCATCGCCGGTAACATTCAGGTGATTGCCCGCTCGGTAGAGACGGCCATGCATAAACTGTTTGAAAGCAAGTTTGACGTACATCGCGTTCAGGCGGGCTTCGGTACCGCACCATTGGCTCCTGTCGCCAAAGATCACCTGACGGGCATCGGACGTACTAATGATGCGATTCTATATGGCAGTGCAGTCACACTCTGGGTGGTCGGCGACGATGAGTCGCTGCAGGAGATTGGCCCTTCGCTCCCCTCCTGTTCGGCAGCCTGTTATGGCAAACCTTTTCTGGATGTCTTCGCTGAAGCCAACCATGACTTTTATGAAATCGACCCGAGTTTCTTCAGTCCTGCTGTTGTCACGTTGCAGAACCTGGAGACCGGTAATGTCTTTCGGTTCGGCGAGATGAATCCCGATTTGCTCAAGCAGAGCTTCGGACTCTGA
- a CDS encoding dihydrodipicolinate synthase family protein: protein MTIDLSTQLKGVLPPVITPLTSERRLDAASAESVYRFMLKQGAHGLFLFGTSGEGPLLCEPDREEATEIAVKVVDGSVPLLVGVIAPGTEQIIAQAKVAKAQGADAVVVCPPYYYPASQKDMLVHYRTIREAVDIPIFAYDIPVMTKIKIELDTLMTLGKEGTIIGVKDSSGDAVGFHRLVASKPRGMKLFTGAEMLVHAVMMAGADGTVPGLANVGPELFVQLYEAAAAGNHQEAVRLQEAIVRLFEVFVCPDGTMNVGYIIGSMKTALRLRGIIENDTLFHPFPACTPELIERTETIMKEVGCL from the coding sequence ATGACAATTGATCTTTCCACTCAACTGAAGGGAGTGCTCCCTCCGGTCATCACACCGCTGACGTCCGAACGCAGGCTGGATGCAGCGTCAGCAGAATCCGTCTACCGTTTCATGCTGAAACAGGGCGCGCATGGACTGTTCCTGTTCGGCACTTCAGGTGAAGGCCCCCTGCTCTGTGAACCAGATCGGGAAGAGGCCACCGAAATCGCGGTCAAAGTGGTGGACGGCAGCGTCCCGTTACTGGTGGGCGTGATTGCCCCGGGAACCGAACAGATTATCGCGCAGGCCAAGGTTGCCAAAGCGCAGGGTGCGGATGCAGTTGTTGTCTGCCCTCCTTATTACTATCCGGCGAGCCAGAAAGACATGCTCGTCCACTATCGCACAATTCGGGAAGCAGTCGACATTCCGATTTTTGCTTATGACATCCCTGTCATGACGAAAATAAAAATCGAACTCGACACTCTCATGACTCTGGGGAAAGAGGGCACGATTATCGGGGTCAAAGATTCCAGCGGTGATGCCGTCGGCTTTCATCGACTTGTTGCCAGCAAGCCTCGCGGAATGAAGCTCTTCACCGGTGCGGAGATGCTGGTCCATGCCGTCATGATGGCAGGAGCTGACGGCACTGTTCCCGGTCTGGCAAACGTAGGTCCTGAACTGTTCGTACAACTCTATGAAGCTGCTGCTGCAGGCAATCACCAGGAAGCGGTTCGTCTTCAGGAAGCCATCGTCAGATTGTTTGAAGTCTTCGTTTGCCCCGACGGAACCATGAATGTAGGCTACATTATCGGCTCGATGAAAACCGCACTGCGTCTCCGCGGCATCATTGAGAATGATACACTGTTCCATCCGTTCCCTGCCTGCACTCCCGAACTGATCGAGCGCACCGAAACAATTATGAAAGAAGTCGGCTGTCTCTGA
- a CDS encoding putative hydro-lyase → MSIDRASLLTGAAVREACRTDQFSGQTSGLAPGFAQANLVILREAEAAHFREFCAKNPKPCPVLEVTEAGNPCPRQSTPDADLRTDLPRYRVWESGELVEEPTSISHLWQDDLVAFLIGCSFTFEAEMIRAGLPVRHIELGVNVPMYRTNVPCESAGIFSGPLVVSMRPFLPADAIRAIQITGRFPAVHGEPVHLGFPDQLGITDLSQPDFGDPVPVHEGELPVFWACGVTPQTVLMEAKPEFAITHSPGCMFVTDWKDEQLATQ, encoded by the coding sequence ATGAGCATTGATCGTGCTTCACTGTTAACCGGTGCGGCTGTGCGTGAAGCCTGCCGCACCGATCAGTTCTCCGGGCAGACCTCGGGACTGGCTCCCGGGTTCGCCCAGGCGAATCTGGTGATTCTTCGTGAAGCCGAGGCAGCTCACTTTCGCGAGTTCTGTGCGAAAAACCCGAAACCCTGCCCTGTCCTGGAAGTGACGGAGGCCGGCAATCCCTGCCCGCGGCAGTCGACTCCCGACGCTGATCTCAGGACTGACCTGCCCCGCTACCGTGTCTGGGAATCGGGTGAACTGGTAGAAGAACCGACCAGCATCTCCCACCTCTGGCAAGACGACCTGGTGGCATTTCTAATTGGTTGCTCGTTCACCTTTGAAGCAGAAATGATTCGTGCAGGGCTGCCTGTCAGACACATCGAACTGGGTGTTAACGTCCCCATGTATCGCACGAATGTTCCTTGTGAATCAGCGGGGATCTTTTCTGGTCCGCTGGTCGTTTCCATGCGTCCCTTTCTCCCGGCCGATGCGATCCGCGCGATCCAGATCACCGGGCGTTTCCCGGCTGTCCATGGGGAGCCTGTGCATCTGGGGTTTCCTGATCAGCTGGGAATTACCGATCTGAGCCAGCCCGATTTTGGCGATCCCGTTCCGGTCCATGAGGGAGAATTACCCGTCTTCTGGGCCTGTGGTGTGACGCCGCAAACGGTGTTGATGGAAGCGAAGCCGGAATTTGCAATCACGCACAGTCCCGGCTGCATGTTCGTCACTGACTGGAAAGACGAACAACTGGCCACGCAATAA
- a CDS encoding peptidylprolyl isomerase, translating to MSQNRRAEVDAALADVDFDKFDYQVVFETTKGTIRMDLYPDVAPGHCKNLIGLTKIGFYDGIIFHRVIPDFVIQVGCPQGTGTGGPGYTIDAEFNNIPHETGVLSMARTSDPNSAGSQFFICLGRVPHLDNSYTVFGRTSDKESEAVVLEIGNVETDHGDRPLDEVKITGSEVIAKEK from the coding sequence GTGTCTCAAAACCGTCGCGCCGAAGTTGATGCCGCGTTGGCTGATGTTGATTTCGACAAGTTTGATTACCAGGTCGTCTTTGAAACCACCAAGGGAACCATTCGCATGGACCTCTATCCCGATGTGGCTCCCGGGCACTGCAAGAACCTGATCGGACTGACAAAAATCGGATTCTATGACGGGATTATCTTCCACCGTGTTATTCCCGATTTCGTGATCCAGGTCGGCTGCCCCCAGGGAACAGGCACCGGTGGTCCGGGTTACACGATCGACGCGGAATTCAACAATATTCCCCACGAAACCGGCGTGCTCTCGATGGCCCGCACCAGTGACCCGAATTCCGCTGGTTCTCAATTCTTCATCTGCCTGGGCCGCGTACCTCACCTGGACAACTCCTATACTGTCTTTGGTAGAACCAGCGACAAAGAGAGTGAAGCGGTCGTACTCGAAATCGGTAATGTCGAAACCGACCACGGCGATCGCCCGCTGGATGAAGTCAAAATCACGGGATCCGAAGTGATCGCCAAGGAAAAATAA